Below is a genomic region from Rhinatrema bivittatum chromosome 8, aRhiBiv1.1, whole genome shotgun sequence.
ATATGTGCTCTTCTCTTTAGAAGACCGGTGCAAGCATATTCGTGTCAGTAAGAGCACCTACAGAGAAGATCCTCCACTATGTTATCACAGTCCATAATACTACCAGTAGGGGAAAAAAATGCAAGAATATGCAAAAATGGAAACCTTTTGTTTTCTGATACCGTCAAAAATGTGTTCTTTAATAATATAGCACAGAggaggcaactccagtccttgagtaccACAAGCTACCCACACTGAATATCAtgtgatacatttgcatgcactgtctccactaCATTCAAatgcatttcatgcatattcattgtggatagcgtGAAAACCTCACTGAAAACTGCACATGAGAACTGGAGTTCCTATCCCGGTATAGCATTTGGGTCCAAATTTATTCACTTGTGATTAAAGAAAAACATTGCTTAAACTGAACTGTACTTTGTTGTAACTGTTATATTCTAATAAAGTTCATTAACTTGAATTACATTTATATGTATTGCATGACCCATTTTTAGCACCAGGACACACCAATAACAGACCAATGGAATAATGTTCCAGTAGCTTATTTCAAAACTTTCAAGACAGATTTGTGCAAATACAGTTGACAGGTAGCATACAGTCCTATAGCAGAGTGATTTGTGCAGGATAGctgtggatgttgctggatgaacAGAAAGTGCATACCGTTCAGTCTGGCATATGGGGGTTATGGCTCACATACCAAGTGGGCAGTTAGTTCTGGTCTGTATACCTGCTAGCCAACCGCAAATAGGGACATTTTAACCACTGTTCCCTAAAAACAGAGTCTTAATTCAGTCAGTACAAAATGCAGGACTGCATAtccccaaggggtagattttcaaataccgcgaataggcgtacttttgttggcgctccaggcgcaaacaaaagtacgctggattttagtagatacgcgcgtagccgcgcgtatccgctaaaatccgggatcggcgcgcgcaaggctatcgattctgtatagccggcgcgcgctgagccgcgcagcctacctccgttccctccgaggccgctccgaaatcggagcggcctcgaagggaactttcctttgccctcccctcaccttcccctcccttcccctacctaacccacccgcccggccctgtctaaacccctcacttacctttgtcaggggatttacgcctcccggagggagaagtaaatccccgcgcgccagcgggccgctagcgcgccgggacgcgacctgggggcgggtccggagggtgcggccacgcccccggaccgccccgggccgtagccacgcccccgagcccgcccccggaacgctcccgacacgccccgaaaacgccgctgcgctcggtcacgcccccgacacgccccctccgaaaaccccgggacttacgcgagtcccggggttctgcgcgcaccggtaggcctatgtaaaataggctcaccggcgcgcagggccctgctcgcctaaatccgcccggtttttggcggatttaggcgagcagggatcttaaaatccgcccccaagtgtTTAAGGGAAGACATAAAACAGAAACGGAATGGCCCTGAAGCCTTGAAATTAGTTTCCAATTGTCTGTTTCACGTGATGATTGATTTCTGGCCCAGAATACCCAGTCAAATGTACACTTTTCTAACTAATCCATACTGTTTTCCTTCTTTGTTGTACTAAGATTTAAATCAATAGCATTTTTTAATGATATACTACCATAACTGTATTATTTTACATTCACTTCAACATGGAAAAATCTATGTATTTTGTTCCTAAACCAGGCAGTTCTCATGATTTGAGTGATCAATTTCTTGTGGTGCACAAGGCAGGATCCTTGTGCACTAATCAGAGAATGAAGGGCCCTTAATATTGTAACTTTTGTGAAAGTTGAGCCTGTCATAGAAGGTGATGAAGTTATCAGGGCCAGTCACATAACTTCGCTCCATGAAGGTGTTAAAACCATGGTTTCTGAACATTCCACTGTTTAGCAGATGGGTTGAAAATTGAAGTGATATTCCATTGAAACATGTCTGTGTAGAAAAAGCAAGATAAAGtctcattatttaaaaaaaaaaaaaaaaaattaaaccataaaACTTTGAGCACACTGGACGGATGGGGTATCTTTTCTCCTTTAGTAATTTAGGGGGTGTTTTTCAGCTCAACTTATTAATGAACTTACAGCTACTCagttatatatacatattttccaATGTGAGTGAAGAacaaaactaagggggtcattttctatacggatcacatgcgataagggacgttttgcatgcgaaaagtcccttattgcgtgtgataccaaaatcagggtggagtcggggcggcgtcagcctcagaagaggaggagtcggggcggcaccggggctgacgccgcaaagacttcgccgacagcgaaaggttcGCTtctttatcgctgccagtttcacgctgaataactacaccttttatggtgtagttgtTCGGCGCGACGCCAGCAGCGAgcgcaccgtggaggtgcgatcactgccggctatcgcaggaccgtcCCCCGTTACTGCGGGATTCATGCCGCCACGGTGTCtttgtaaatctaggcctaagtttctTGTTTGTGGTTGCTTTTTGATTCTGTGTAACAATCATGAAATGTAAGGGAGTGTTTTGATGGCAGATACACTTGGTAGATACAGCTCCTGTACTTGGTAAAGTATTTGGTCTTTAACAGTTTTCGTAATTTAAGACAACAAAAAAGTTAGAACCTTGATCTGATCAAATATTTTCTCATTTCTGGATAGCATCGGACACTACATGCTTACATACTTACTGGCATTTCGTGGACTGTAGGCAGTCTGCTTCCATAAGTCTGGTTAGATGTCCGGAACAGAGGGTTAGTGTCTGTGTGTCTGAAAGTGTTTAAAATGGAATAAGTCTATGTAGACAGTAAAAGACAAAACAACAGGTAGGCTTGCGTTTCCTGTTAGAGAAGCAGCTGAATTCATTAGTCCCTGTTTTCAAAAGTTTCTGTGACACCATGCCAAGGGTTAAAATCTTTTGCAGGGTAAGTGCTGGCTTtactgctgccctgtgcaagcaATTACTGTGTTGCCCCTTCtttgtctgttttcttttaacagttacggatagattttaaaagggccgcatgCGCCCATAAACGCAGGTATCTCACCACACGCAAAGATATGTGCTATTGTATAAAGTATacgcaaaggggtagatttacaaacagcgtgaataggcgtacttttgctggcgcatcaggcgccagcaaaagtacgcgggattttagtagatacgcgcgtagccgcgcgtatccgctaaaatccgggatcagcgcgcgcaaggctatcaattctgtatagccggcgcgcgccgagccacgcagcctacccccgttccctccgaggccgctccgaaatcggagcggcctcggagggaaatcggagcggcctcggagggaatcctctaacgccctcccctcaccttcccctcccttcctctacctaacccacccgcccggccctgtctaaaccccatccttacctttgtcgggggatttacgcctcccggagggagaagtaaatccccgcgcgccagcgggccgctagcgcgccgggacgcgacctgggggcgggtacggagggcgcggccacgcccccggaccgccccgggctgtaaccacgcccccgtacccgcccccaaaatgctgccgacacgccccctaaacgccgtgacgaccgggcccgccccctcgacacgcccccctcggagaaccccaggacttacgcgagtcccggggctctgcgcgcgccagtaggcctatgtaaaataggctcaccggcgcgcagggccctgctcgcctaaatccgcccagatttgggcagatttaggcgagcagggctcttaaaatccgccccataggttttaaaatactcttcacgCACGTATGTCTACAGCCTTTACACGCATATCTTCTGCatgttcggaggggggggggggagggagaaagagaacacagggctcagcctgacacttaAATACatgcaccattgtaagggggggCACTTTAATTTGGAGTGAGTTTTCAGGagatggggtttgggggggttacatacacattcagaggtatGCCCCAACTCCACTTCCTGAAAACTtgccccgattcaaagtgccccccttacaatggtgcatatattgagtgttcctgtacgtacccggatcagtccagacagtgggttgagcctcctttccagcaggtggagacggactaaaacttgcaggatgccctatatcaggacagagcctatcctctcacccttcagtattcgtctgtctccagcaggtgcagcatctccccttcggttctctgctgtaggctagtcggcctcttctttctcttaggctcaagcaagtacttcttttggttcttgtttaaaaaaaaaaaaaggatctctgaaggaaatttctgccttctttagtgctttctgtttttttgtgtgggagatgtccatctcccagctcttgcccggctcaggggggcttgtccccttttgcaggagggggttccctccatagtcctgagtccgtggacgcttccagatgtggggaccgacgctctctgggcctcgttccccctctggctgccgagagggttttgaacccgctgctgcgctcagtgaaaaaaaaaaaggagttaaaaggtgttaaacttcaataagttgcaggtactcacctacctctaacttatttgcagcagttgaccagcttttttatttttttctggtcagagtagggctagaaccggcagtcagagaagcagaaggcagcaggtttcccgcctgctctctcctgctgtgcaggctgtcaatcaagctttttttcagcctttttttcttcagccgaggtttagctatgtcccggctgacagcctgtctttcttgtgggctgtcctcttcgcgtttttcgtgtcagggcctctgcactgcttgcctgccgggtggggaacgtccctcctcggcaggacaagcaaatttagcccggggctccactcctcccggcatggctaggccttcccaggtcggcagagcccgggaacggccgccatcttggatttttcatcggggccgatttcagtgctccctggggcaagggggccggatttttttgatttaacccccgatttggcccccgcaggtccccaggagggggggtcctgaccttccctctccccccccccccccggaaatccagggtccctttttccatGGATTTCGTCCTCATGCACAAATgttatctagctagcctgcatgagctggatgaaagccccccctccccccacgccaaaaatccctcgttcagcgccgttgaccactggaccggccgcggagcctcagggaccagttcgggtgcggctggtcccgggggtgcccccccggtgtctcccgggtcctcggaccccgctgcttcctcggattcggcggatgtcccccccccctagagggggatgaccccagagcccttcgtctttttcgtaaggaggagttagagcccctcttcccttttgttttggaggagctgggtctggaaagtccctccgtggataatctcatggcctcactccctaaggatatgaacctgGTTTTGGGAGGGCTCCGGGCCCCGGCCtcagcctttcccttccacccccatgcttaagctccttatcctgcgggaatgggaggctcctgagggtgcgctccgggtggggcgtgcgatggataagctgtatcccctcccagaagagggcttagagctgttgcgatatccattggtggattcttatgtttctgcagtggccaagcacaccacgattccggttgaaggttccacggccttgaaggattcacaagatcataagctggaggctcacctgaagcgcatctttgacGTCCTAGCCCTCAGGGTTCGGGCGTgttgctgtagcagtctcatgatgcgggcgggcctccagtgggtccaacagttactctgcgcccgggagcttccgccaggtgaggcagaacaagccgaacgtctggaggcggtaatcgcttacgtgtcagacgccctctacgatttggtccgtgtccaggcgaaggtgatggtttcagcagtggctgcccggaggctcctttggctacgccactggtcagctgatcagtcctcgaagacccggctgggcacgcttcccttcaaaggtaagatgttCTTTGGCGAGGACCTTGACAAGCTTATGGACttcttggctgacaacaaggtccataagcttccagaggaccacCCTAAGTCTTCTCGGTCCTTCGCGGCCTCTCGCTTTCACTTCAGGGGTCAGCGTCGCTCCGCTTCTCTGGGTGGGGCAGTGCTGCGAGGGGGtctcctggtcgcagtcctttcgtagCAGGCAGccttttcgcgagggccagcccgtgcataccaccgctaaacctgccacgcaatgcagttcagccgacccattcctcggtcccttacctcggcggacgcctctccctgtttttcgaggaatgggtcaaaatcacgtcggatcagtgggtcctcgacattatcagagacaggtacgctttcgacctcgtcagggaacttccagatctctttctgttctccCCTTACGGCCaggccaagagggacgcggtggtccagactctctccaagcttctggatctggggcgGTGGTCCGAGTCCCAAAAGGGGAAATTGGCgtcggccagtattctatttacttcaccgtgccaaaaaaggacgggtccttccgcacaatcctggacctcaagagggtcaatcgggccctcaagatcccccacttctgcatggaaaccctacgggcggtcattgcggctgtccgtcccggagagttccttgcttccctcgatctcgcagaagcatattttcatattcccaaccaccgcgactaccagaagtatcttcgattccacattctcaaccaggacttccagtttcgagctttCCCCTTCAGCCTTGCGACCACTCCTCtcaccttcacgaaggtcatggtagtagtggcagcagccttgcgccgggaggggattctcgtccatccctaactggacgattggctcatcagggccaagtcggagacctcttgccggcgggcggtggatcacgtcttggagctccttgcctctcttgggtggatagtgaacttttccaagagcaagcttcaaccCTCCCaagagttggaatttctgggagcacacttcgacacccgagtaggcatggtattcttacctcgggcgcgagccctcaagctgatcgatcaggtccagaatctgattgcgctatcttccctgacagcctgggattatctccaagtcctgggctccatggcttctaccatcgatctggtcccctgggcctttgctcatatgcgtccgttacagaaagctttgctgtctcgttggcaaccagtgtcggagcagttccacgtagtccttccgttcttggagtctactaccgacgaattacagtggtggctgtctcttcctcatctcctgcaagggatgcctcttcaagctccacagtggatgaTAGTAACCAtggacgccagcctgttgggctggggcgcggtctgcctttctcagtccacccaggggacatggtcccagACTCAGTTGCGCTgacacatcaatcgactggaaactttggcggtccgcctggcccttcaggagttccttcccctgatccgcggcaaggcggtacgagtcctgtccgacaaccccaccacagtcgcctacatcaatcgccaagggggcactcgcagtcccctggtagccttagaagccagccacctcttcgcctgggcggagcgtcacctacagtgccttgtggcctttcacatcgcgggaaaagacaatgttcaagccgacttcctcagccggcagtcgctcgatccgggagagtgggagctcttggatgcggccatggctctgatagtggacaggtggggtcctcctcatctagacctcatggcgactctgcgcaatgccaaggccaatcggttcttcagccgctggcgggAGCAcagcgcagagggcgtggatgctctggctctcccttggccagtggacgtccttctgtatgtgtttcccccgtggcctctggtaggaaagattctcaggagaatcgaactccaccggggtcctgtgattctcgtcgctcccaaGTGGCCGCGaaggccatggttcgcggatctcatcaatctagcggtggacagGCCCCTGCGCCTCAATCATCTCCCttgtctcctccggcaggggcctgtatttttcaaccaggccaatcgcttctgtctagcggcctggcttttgaacagcgttgcctgaggcgcaaaggttatagggaggaggtcatctccaccctgctgcgagcccggaagcagtcgacttctctggcctatgtgcgcatctggaaggtctttgagtccgcatgtacggaggcgggtgtcccGGCGCGCTCTGCCTCGATccctttggttctttcttttcttcagaagggtctctctaagggtatctccttcagttccttacacgttcaagtctctgcactcggctctctcctgggtagggtggacggtcatgccttagctgctcacccggacgtgattcgtttcctgaggggtgttagacacctccgccccccctcccgggccacgtgtccatcttggagtctcaacctggtccttcgtgctctctgtgcggctccctttgagcctcttcgccacgctacgctcaaggatcttactcttaagactgtctttctagtctctatttcctctgctcgtcgtatttccgagcttcaggcgctgtcctgtcgggagcccttcttgcgtttttctgattccggggtctctctcagaacggttccttccttcttgcctaaggttgtctccgcctttcacatcaaccagtcggtagaactccccGCGTTCTCTCCGGAGAAGATTGCGGGTACGGCTTGGGGCGACCTCCGTCGGCTGGATGTCAAGCGAGTCTGCTTCATTATCTTcaagtcaccaatgacttccgcatatcagaccatctcttcgtcctttggagtggtcccaaccggggtaaacaggcttctaagaccacgattgcgcggtggttgaaagaaactatttcctcggcatatctttgtcagggtcgtccgcttcctgagtgtctgaaagcccattctctccgttctcaggctacttcgtggacGGAGAGTCtgtctgtctccccgcaggagatttgcagagctgccacttggacgtctctgcacacttttgctcggcactaccgtctggatgtccacaccccggtgttcggttcctttgggcagcaagtgcttcgagcgggactgtctcggtcccacccagtttagggaagctttggtgcatcccactgtctggactgatccgggtacgtacaggaaaggaaaattagttcttacctgttaattttcgttcctgtagtaccacggatcagtccagacgaccttccctgtctgtcttctgtcctctcgaagcttgttttcttgcaggtctgcagattttcatattttccttggtgcaagattactgagcatttacaccggaagccttggtggttattttataccaagtttatgcaagagcgtataggtataccatgcttctacattaatctatggttgctccgttgagctttttggttacttgcttgatcctattcttgggtttattgttttatgctttgacatacgttatactgaagggtgagaggataggctctgtcctgatataggacatcctgcaagttttagtctgtctccacctgctggaaaggaggctcaacccactgtctggactgatccgtggtactacaggaacaaaaattaacaggtaagaactaattttcctttaggcTGAgccctatatttattttatttatttttagatttttatataccggtgttcctatatgaaataaagatcacatcggtttacattgaaacagaacatgaaaattgccaaaaggcattacatagaacaaggttatgaaacttggaacagagtacataagttcaaaatttaacaataacgtgtaacattgatgaccaaaagataaaggaaagaaaagaaaaagacttaaacaattaagttgacaggtcttattgagcataaaaattataacgtataagtgagaaagtctcaagtgtcctgcagcaagagattagataccgaagtaggtagtggtatggaaaatgggggtttgacTATAGAGTCTTCTCCCCCCCAGACACCCACTGAGAAGTTGTAGAAAAGCAACATGCCTAATATACACGTGCTGGCTGAGAAAAATGAGTGGTTACCCGTGTCagtgtggctgtttttgcacaagcaaggcttttaaaatctacttcttaatttttgtttttccaataaccAAAAACACAATAACCAAAACACAATAGAAACAGTCTTGCTTTTAGTCAGTCTCAGCCTCTGATCAGGGCCACCTTCtccgatggaaaaaaaaaaagcccagttccCCCTGGTGACTAAACTTTAAAAATCGACACCATTACAAGCCACACtcagtatgcagtgcaacaatgggaaaacagaaacatcaccattcctcataaaatataaaacaaaatcaagaaatataaagcttAATTGTAaagccatataaaaaaaaatttgataaatACTCATGAAATTTTTTAC
It encodes:
- the C8H9orf116 gene encoding UPF0691 protein C9orf116 homolog — its product is MSQAPQQEPPSSSPKPDLQRQKTSDYYRVSHDLPAKFNDPASWHGGYRHTDTNPLFRTSNQTYGSRLPTVHEMPTCFNGISLQFSTHLLNSGMFRNHGFNTFMERSYVTGPDNFITFYDRLNFHKSYNIKGPSFSD